The following proteins are encoded in a genomic region of Xanthomonas citri pv. mangiferaeindicae:
- a CDS encoding zinc transporter ZitB yields the protein MSHAHDHTAHKAHAHAHDHAHAPSVSAANERAVLTGFALTASFMVVEMVGGVLSGSLALIADAGHMLTDAAALLLAWLGFRIGRRASDARRTFGYMRIEVLAGLINAITLFALVLWIAWEAVQRLRHPGEVLAGPMLAVAVVGLLVNCLVFWILHRGDQSHVNIKGATLHVLGDLLGSVAAIVAALVIHFTGWMPIDPILSVLVCLLILRSAWALLRGAFDILMEATPPDIDIEALRTHLREQVPGVAGVDHVHVWSITSGRVLATLELTLDKDTPASRVVPAVKRALADRFSIGHTTVEVVHAPHHACALESGNRASHDQAHAHPHDHGHGHADAADRIPGASKPGGPN from the coding sequence ATGTCGCACGCCCACGACCACACCGCGCACAAGGCGCACGCCCATGCGCACGATCACGCGCACGCCCCGTCGGTCTCCGCCGCGAACGAACGCGCGGTCCTGACCGGCTTCGCGTTGACCGCCAGCTTCATGGTCGTCGAGATGGTTGGCGGGGTCCTGTCGGGCTCGCTGGCGCTGATCGCCGACGCCGGCCACATGCTCACCGACGCTGCGGCGCTGCTGCTCGCCTGGCTGGGCTTCCGCATTGGCCGCCGGGCCTCGGATGCCCGGCGTACCTTCGGCTACATGCGCATCGAGGTGCTGGCCGGGCTGATCAATGCGATCACGCTGTTCGCGCTGGTGCTGTGGATCGCCTGGGAAGCGGTGCAGCGGCTGCGGCATCCGGGGGAAGTGCTCGCCGGGCCGATGCTGGCGGTCGCGGTCGTCGGCCTGCTGGTCAACTGCCTGGTGTTCTGGATCCTGCATCGCGGCGACCAGTCGCACGTCAACATCAAGGGCGCGACGCTGCACGTGCTCGGCGACCTGCTCGGTTCGGTCGCCGCGATCGTGGCTGCGCTGGTGATCCACTTCACCGGCTGGATGCCGATCGACCCGATCCTCTCGGTGCTGGTCTGCCTGCTGATCCTGCGCAGTGCCTGGGCGCTGCTGCGCGGTGCCTTCGACATCCTGATGGAGGCCACACCGCCGGACATCGACATCGAAGCCCTGCGCACGCACCTGCGCGAGCAGGTCCCGGGCGTGGCCGGCGTCGACCACGTGCATGTGTGGTCGATCACCTCGGGCCGGGTGCTGGCGACGCTTGAACTGACGCTCGACAAGGACACACCGGCGTCGCGCGTGGTGCCGGCGGTCAAGCGCGCGCTGGCCGACCGGTTCTCGATCGGCCACACAACGGTCGAGGTCGTGCACGCCCCGCACCATGCCTGCGCGCTGGAGTCCGGCAATCGCGCATCGCATGACCAAGCGCACGCGCATCCGCACGACCACGGCCACGGCCACGCGGATGCCGCCGATCGCATCCCGGGCGCATCGAAGCCAGGAGGCCCGAATTGA
- a CDS encoding transcriptional regulator, which yields METAPDSEHVEILAGTFRLLGDPTRLRVLLTCLGNPVPVGEIARRIGASQPLVSHHLRLLRGARLVRGERRQRQVFYATADAHVRDMLVDMLAHADEPADDDEPHR from the coding sequence ATCGAGACCGCCCCCGATTCAGAGCATGTCGAGATCCTCGCCGGCACCTTCCGTCTGCTCGGCGACCCGACCCGGCTGCGCGTGCTGCTGACCTGCCTCGGCAACCCGGTGCCTGTCGGCGAGATCGCCCGACGTATCGGCGCCTCGCAACCGTTGGTCAGCCATCACCTGCGCCTGCTGCGCGGCGCCCGGCTGGTCCGCGGCGAGCGGCGCCAGCGCCAGGTGTTCTATGCGACTGCCGATGCACACGTGCGCGACATGCTGGTCGACATGCTCGCCCATGCCGATGAGCCGGCGGACGACGACGAGCCCCATCGCTGA
- a CDS encoding thiamine biosynthesis protein ThiJ has product MHTVTIYVYPEVEVLDFAGPFEVFATASRVASRLRPTAPPPFAVRTVAREAAPVRARAGLQVLPDHGFSDCPPIDVLLVPGGVVDAELADARTIDWIAERAGDAQIVASVCTGAFLLAEAGLLSGRAATTHWEDLDALRARHRDVDVREGVRWIDEGAVVTSAGIAAGIDMSLHLVARLAGRDLAVRTARQMDVTWHDVP; this is encoded by the coding sequence ATGCACACCGTCACGATCTACGTCTATCCCGAGGTCGAGGTGCTCGACTTCGCCGGCCCTTTCGAAGTGTTCGCGACCGCGAGCCGTGTCGCTTCGCGCCTGCGACCAACGGCGCCGCCGCCGTTCGCGGTGCGTACCGTCGCGCGCGAGGCCGCGCCGGTCCGTGCTCGCGCCGGGCTGCAAGTGCTGCCCGACCATGGCTTCTCCGACTGCCCGCCCATCGATGTGCTGCTGGTGCCCGGCGGCGTGGTCGATGCCGAACTCGCCGACGCGCGCACGATCGACTGGATCGCCGAGCGCGCCGGCGATGCGCAGATCGTGGCCTCAGTGTGCACCGGCGCGTTCCTGTTGGCCGAGGCCGGCCTGCTGTCGGGCCGCGCCGCGACGACGCATTGGGAAGACCTCGACGCACTGCGCGCGCGCCACCGCGACGTCGACGTGCGCGAGGGTGTGCGCTGGATCGACGAAGGCGCCGTCGTCACGTCTGCCGGCATCGCCGCCGGTATCGACATGAGCCTGCACCTGGTCGCGCGGCTCGCCGGTCGCGACCTGGCGGTACGCACAGCGCGTCAGATGGATGTGACCTGGCACGACGTGCCGTAA
- a CDS encoding hydrolase, producing MSATVPPSPQGFTLPSLPAGVVFDMDGLMLESEREILDCMRLAAAEQAQDIEPEYWRAMIGHSDSICRARLVERIGELAADALFGRSQALYLARAEAGIAHRPGIVALLDLLAERGIPRAVATSTRAPLAQRKLAAAGLLQYFDAVCTSNDVAHPKPAPDVYLLAAERLSVSPTRCLALEDSPTGVRAALAAGMTTIQVPDLLLPDETVRALGHHIVDSLDQVRALIEAAR from the coding sequence ATGTCCGCCACCGTTCCACCGTCTCCGCAGGGGTTCACCTTGCCGTCGCTGCCTGCCGGGGTGGTGTTCGACATGGACGGCCTGATGCTCGAAAGCGAGCGCGAAATCCTCGATTGCATGCGTCTGGCGGCCGCCGAGCAGGCGCAGGACATCGAGCCGGAGTATTGGCGCGCGATGATCGGCCACAGCGACAGTATCTGCCGCGCACGTCTGGTCGAACGCATCGGCGAGCTGGCCGCGGATGCGCTGTTTGGTCGCAGTCAGGCCTTGTACCTGGCGCGGGCCGAGGCCGGCATCGCGCATCGTCCGGGCATCGTCGCGTTGCTGGACCTGCTGGCCGAGCGTGGCATCCCGCGCGCGGTCGCGACCTCCACGCGGGCGCCGCTGGCGCAACGCAAGCTCGCCGCCGCCGGTCTGTTGCAGTATTTCGATGCGGTGTGCACCAGCAACGATGTCGCCCATCCCAAGCCGGCGCCGGATGTCTATCTGCTCGCGGCCGAGCGGCTGAGCGTGTCGCCGACGCGGTGCCTGGCGCTGGAGGATTCGCCGACCGGGGTGCGCGCCGCGCTCGCAGCCGGCATGACCACGATCCAGGTGCCTGACCTGCTGCTGCCCGACGAGACGGTGCGGGCACTCGGCCATCACATCGTCGATTCGCTCGACCAGGTCCGCGCGCTGATCGAGGCCGCGCGCTAG
- a CDS encoding 3-hydroxyacyl-[acyl-carrier-protein] dehydratase FabA, with protein sequence MKDSFSYEQLIASGEGRLFAPGSGRLPLPPMLMFDRITHIDDDGGAHGLGQIHAELDVRPDLWFFQCHFQGDPVMPGCLGLDAMWQLVGFYLTWQQLPGRGRALGVGEVKFTGEVGPDAKLVRYEIDIKRVIKRRLILGIGDARMLVDGREIYTANDLRVGLFMRDEAA encoded by the coding sequence ATGAAGGATTCTTTCAGCTACGAACAACTGATCGCCTCGGGCGAGGGCCGGCTGTTCGCGCCGGGCAGCGGCCGCCTGCCGCTGCCGCCGATGCTGATGTTCGACCGCATTACCCACATCGACGACGACGGCGGTGCGCATGGGCTGGGCCAGATCCACGCCGAACTCGATGTGCGCCCGGACCTGTGGTTCTTCCAGTGCCATTTCCAGGGCGATCCGGTGATGCCCGGCTGTCTGGGCCTGGATGCGATGTGGCAGCTGGTGGGCTTCTACCTGACCTGGCAGCAACTGCCCGGGCGCGGTCGCGCGCTGGGGGTGGGCGAGGTCAAGTTCACCGGCGAAGTCGGCCCGGATGCGAAGCTGGTGCGCTACGAGATCGATATCAAGCGCGTGATCAAGCGACGCCTGATCCTGGGCATCGGCGATGCGCGCATGCTCGTCGACGGCCGCGAGATCTACACCGCCAACGACCTGCGCGTGGGGCTGTTCATGCGCGATGAGGCCGCATGA
- a CDS encoding beta-ketoacyl-[acyl-carrier-protein] synthase I (FabB, beta-Ketoacyl-ACP synthase I, KASI; catalyzes a condensation reaction in fatty acid biosynthesis: addition of an acyl acceptor of two carbons from malonyl-ACP; required for the elongation of short-chain unsaturated acyl-ACP), with amino-acid sequence MSLNPTARRVVITGAGIVSCIGNDLDTVAASLREGRSGIAFDAGHADKGLRSQISGMPEVDLDALIDRKLRRFMGDAAGYAYLALRDAIAQSGLSDDAISGPRTGLIMGSGGGSPENLIGSADVLRDKGVRRIGPYQVTRTMNSTVSACLATAFGIKGLNYSISSACATSAHCIGVAAQQIQAGLQDVVFAGGGEEAHWGMAMLFDGMGALSSRYNDTPTRASRPYDADRDGFVIAGGGGALVLESLEHAQARGATILGELVGFGASSDGVDMVAPSGDGAIACMRMAIEGLDGDIDYINTHGTSTPVGDVSELRAMRTVFGEAMPPFSSTKSLTGHSLGATSVHEAIFCLLMLERGFIAGSINVDTLDPEAEGLPLVRESRPAQLRTVLSNSFGFGGTNASLALRRWDT; translated from the coding sequence ATGAGCCTGAATCCGACCGCACGCCGCGTCGTGATCACCGGCGCAGGCATCGTCTCGTGCATCGGCAATGATCTCGACACCGTCGCCGCTTCGCTGCGCGAGGGCCGCTCGGGCATCGCCTTCGACGCCGGCCATGCCGACAAGGGCCTGCGCAGCCAGATCTCGGGCATGCCCGAGGTCGACCTCGACGCGCTGATCGACCGCAAGCTGCGCCGCTTCATGGGCGATGCCGCGGGCTACGCCTATCTGGCGCTGCGCGATGCGATCGCACAATCGGGCCTCTCCGACGACGCGATCTCCGGCCCGCGCACCGGCCTGATCATGGGCTCGGGCGGCGGCTCGCCGGAAAACCTGATCGGCTCGGCCGACGTGCTGCGCGACAAGGGCGTGCGTCGGATCGGCCCCTACCAGGTCACCCGCACGATGAACTCGACGGTCTCGGCGTGCCTGGCCACCGCGTTCGGCATCAAGGGACTCAACTACTCGATCTCCTCGGCCTGCGCGACGTCGGCGCATTGCATCGGCGTGGCCGCGCAGCAGATCCAGGCCGGCTTGCAGGACGTGGTCTTCGCCGGCGGCGGTGAGGAAGCGCACTGGGGCATGGCGATGCTGTTCGACGGTATGGGTGCGCTTTCGAGCCGCTACAACGACACGCCCACGCGCGCCTCGCGGCCGTACGACGCCGACCGCGACGGCTTCGTGATCGCTGGCGGCGGTGGCGCGCTGGTGCTCGAGAGCCTGGAGCACGCGCAGGCACGCGGCGCGACCATCCTCGGCGAACTGGTCGGCTTTGGCGCCAGCTCCGACGGCGTCGACATGGTCGCGCCCTCCGGCGACGGCGCGATCGCCTGCATGCGCATGGCGATCGAAGGCCTCGACGGCGACATCGACTACATCAACACCCACGGCACCTCGACGCCGGTCGGCGACGTCAGCGAACTGCGTGCGATGCGCACGGTGTTCGGTGAGGCGATGCCGCCGTTCTCGTCGACCAAATCGCTGACCGGCCACTCGCTTGGCGCGACCAGCGTGCACGAAGCGATCTTCTGCCTGCTGATGCTCGAGCGCGGCTTCATTGCCGGCTCGATCAACGTCGACACCCTCGACCCCGAAGCCGAAGGCCTGCCACTGGTCCGCGAAAGCCGCCCCGCGCAACTGCGCACCGTGCTGTCAAACAGCTTCGGCTTCGGCGGCACCAACGCCAGCCTCGCCCTGCGCCGCTGGGACACCTGA
- a CDS encoding 16S rRNA pseudouridine(516) synthase gives MKLVKLLANLGYGSRKQVAWMFREGRITDADGEVLYADDRVAHAAIRVDGEPLDPPQGLTLLLHKPTGYTCSTKDTGRLVYDLLPPRFRLRAPALSTVGRLDRETSGLLLFTDDGQLLHRIISPKAALPKVYDATLAQPLRGDEAALFASGALMLESETTPLLPAALEVVDPTHAQLTIVEGRYHQVRRMFAAVGNHVVALHRSRIGGLSLGDLPEGQWRPLDATDLSTLFG, from the coding sequence ATGAAGCTGGTCAAGCTGCTCGCCAACCTTGGCTACGGCAGCCGCAAGCAGGTGGCATGGATGTTCCGGGAAGGCCGCATCACCGATGCCGACGGCGAGGTGCTCTATGCCGACGACCGTGTGGCACACGCGGCCATTCGCGTCGACGGCGAACCGCTCGATCCGCCGCAGGGCCTGACGCTGCTGCTGCACAAGCCGACCGGCTACACCTGCTCGACCAAGGACACTGGCCGGCTGGTCTACGACCTGTTGCCACCGCGCTTTCGGCTGCGCGCGCCCGCGCTGTCGACGGTCGGGCGCCTGGACCGCGAGACCAGTGGCCTGCTGCTGTTCACCGATGATGGCCAACTGCTGCATCGGATCATCTCGCCGAAAGCGGCGTTGCCCAAGGTCTACGACGCGACCTTGGCGCAGCCGCTGCGCGGGGACGAGGCCGCGCTGTTCGCCAGCGGCGCACTCATGCTCGAGTCCGAGACCACGCCGCTGCTGCCCGCCGCGCTCGAGGTCGTCGACCCCACGCATGCGCAGCTGACCATCGTCGAAGGTCGCTACCACCAGGTCCGACGCATGTTCGCGGCCGTCGGCAATCATGTCGTCGCCCTCCACCGCAGCCGCATCGGCGGCCTGTCGCTGGGCGACCTGCCCGAAGGGCAATGGCGGCCCCTCGACGCCACCGACCTGAGCACCCTCTTCGGTTAA
- a CDS encoding 16S rRNA methyltransferase — protein MADPALDALFLPFEQRLLPWPQAGALFLRARPGVATTGGRWPGLLCEQTLAPLHTALQRAGLETLPQTDDGEDPALPERPLVLALPPRQRDEARALLARALAAVVPGGWVVASVANDEGAKSAQADLAALAGNIGALSKHKCRVFWAQRDARGDQALRARWAALDAPRPILGGRFVSRPGVFAWDRIDPASALLAAHLPTTLAGHGADLGAGYGFLAAEVLQRCPGVRALDVIEAEGRALALARRNLTGLRDDAALDFQWRDVTAGLTRRYDFIVSNPPFHAHGREERPELGRAFIAAAADALTPGGSLWLVANRHLPYEDVLGARFGQVREVAAQGGFKIVHAEQAR, from the coding sequence ATGGCCGACCCCGCGCTCGATGCGCTGTTCCTCCCGTTCGAGCAGCGGCTGCTGCCGTGGCCGCAGGCCGGTGCGCTGTTCCTGCGGGCGCGGCCGGGCGTGGCGACGACCGGTGGCCGGTGGCCTGGCCTGCTGTGCGAGCAGACCCTGGCGCCCCTGCACACGGCGCTGCAGCGCGCGGGCCTGGAGACGCTGCCGCAGACCGACGATGGCGAGGACCCGGCGCTGCCGGAACGCCCACTTGTGCTGGCACTGCCGCCGCGCCAGCGCGACGAGGCGCGGGCGTTGCTGGCACGCGCGCTGGCGGCGGTCGTGCCCGGCGGCTGGGTCGTTGCCAGCGTCGCCAACGACGAGGGCGCGAAGTCCGCGCAGGCCGACCTGGCCGCGCTCGCCGGCAACATCGGCGCGCTGTCCAAGCACAAGTGCCGGGTGTTCTGGGCGCAGCGCGATGCGCGCGGCGACCAGGCATTGCGCGCGCGTTGGGCGGCGCTGGACGCGCCGCGCCCGATCCTCGGTGGCCGGTTTGTCAGCCGGCCCGGCGTGTTCGCCTGGGACCGGATCGACCCGGCATCGGCGCTGCTGGCCGCGCACCTGCCCACGACGCTGGCCGGGCACGGCGCCGATCTCGGCGCAGGCTACGGTTTTCTGGCGGCCGAGGTGCTGCAGCGCTGCCCGGGCGTGCGCGCGCTCGACGTGATCGAGGCCGAGGGCCGCGCGCTGGCGCTGGCTCGACGCAATCTGACCGGGCTGCGCGACGATGCGGCGCTGGATTTCCAGTGGCGCGATGTCACCGCGGGCCTGACGCGGCGCTACGACTTCATCGTCAGCAACCCGCCGTTCCATGCCCACGGGCGCGAGGAGCGGCCCGAGTTGGGACGTGCGTTCATTGCCGCGGCTGCCGACGCGCTGACGCCGGGCGGCAGCCTGTGGCTGGTCGCCAACCGGCACCTGCCTTATGAGGACGTGCTCGGCGCACGCTTCGGCCAGGTGCGCGAGGTCGCCGCGCAAGGCGGCTTCAAGATCGTGCATGCGGAGCAGGCGCGATGA